From a single Poseidonibacter antarcticus genomic region:
- a CDS encoding sensor histidine kinase — MRQTKIDEFLQLENHNKELEKRVKEEVAKNREKDKLLFQQNKMAALGEMLSNISHQWRQPLMEISSIFLPIEAKINMDIPLDNQELLNSIQKLNDITKYMSNTIDDFKNFFLKEKEKINFEILEQINSTVNIISSSLKQHDIKLDIIIQKNTHMLGYKNEYSQVLINILNNARDVLIQRKIQNPKIKITISENKNDIITKIEDNAGGIKITPIEKVFDPFFTYEKINGSGIGLFMSRLIIENNMNGKLEVKNNKDGAIFTVIIPKS, encoded by the coding sequence ATGAGACAAACAAAGATAGATGAATTTTTACAATTAGAAAACCATAATAAAGAACTAGAAAAAAGAGTCAAAGAAGAAGTAGCTAAAAATAGAGAAAAAGATAAGCTACTTTTTCAACAAAATAAGATGGCGGCATTGGGTGAGATGTTAAGTAATATTTCACATCAATGGCGTCAACCTCTAATGGAAATTTCTTCAATATTTCTTCCAATTGAAGCTAAAATAAATATGGATATTCCTTTAGACAATCAGGAACTACTCAATTCAATTCAAAAACTAAATGATATTACAAAATATATGTCAAATACTATTGATGATTTTAAAAACTTTTTTTTAAAAGAAAAAGAAAAAATCAATTTTGAGATTTTAGAACAAATTAATTCAACTGTAAATATTATAAGTAGTAGTTTAAAACAACATGATATTAAACTTGATATTATAATTCAAAAAAATACTCATATGCTAGGTTATAAAAATGAATATTCACAAGTTTTAATAAATATTTTAAATAATGCAAGAGATGTATTAATCCAAAGAAAAATCCAAAATCCAAAAATCAAAATCACAATATCAGAAAATAAAAATGATATTATTACAAAAATTGAAGATAATGCAGGTGGAATAAAAATCACTCCAATAGAAAAAGTTTTTGACCCTTTTTTTACTTATGAAAAAATTAATGGTTCAGGAATTGGTCTATTTATGTCAAGATTAATTATTGAAAATAATATGAATGGTAAACTTGAAGTAAAAAATAATAAAGATGGTGCCATTTTTACAGTTATTATTCCAAAATCTTAA
- the tkt gene encoding transketolase, with protein sequence MQKTHQINRIIMSKELLQKQANTIRFLAADMVQAANSGHPGAPMGLADIATVLSQHLNINPANDKWLNRDRLVFSGGHATGLIYSLLHLWGFDISLNDLKNFRQTNSKTPGHPEYGHTHGIEITTGPLGQGIANAVGFASAAKYAQNTLGSDVINHKVYCLCGDGDLQEGISYEATATAGHLKLDNLVIIYDSNSITIEGSTSLSWSENVKKRFQGIDFEVIEIDGHNFDQIEKAFVQAKAATKPVMIIAKTLIGKGSVSMEGSHHAHGAPLGEEDIKASKKKAGFNPDEKFIVPADVKGAFDKLITGSVAENEWNDSLSAETKAKIEELKNPNYDAIEYPTFEADTKVATRDSNHKILNAIAAAVPGFLGGSADLGPSNKTELKGEGDFPNGRNIHFGIKEHAMAAMANAMNLYGLYKVYSATFFVFSDYLKPAARIAALASIPQHFVWTHDSIGVGEDGPTHQPIEQLSQFRALPNFYTFRPADATENVASWKKALTMNAPTAFVCSRQGLTVLKDKKEFGEVANGAYLLKKRENANITIMASGSELMLALQTSCALEKEGIIANVVSVPCFDLFLEQDQAYIDQVIDKNTQVFAVEAARGLEYYRFAHKVYGMDTFGASGPANDLFEQFGFTIDKLKANIIADLKK encoded by the coding sequence ATACAGAAAACCCATCAAATAAATAGGATAATTATGTCAAAAGAATTATTACAAAAACAAGCAAATACAATAAGATTTTTAGCAGCAGATATGGTTCAAGCAGCAAACTCAGGACATCCAGGTGCACCTATGGGATTAGCTGATATTGCTACAGTTTTAAGCCAACACTTAAATATAAACCCAGCAAATGATAAATGGTTAAACAGAGATAGATTAGTATTTTCTGGTGGTCACGCTACTGGTTTAATATACTCATTATTACACCTTTGGGGATTTGATATCTCATTAAATGACTTAAAAAATTTTAGACAAACTAACTCAAAAACTCCAGGACATCCAGAATATGGACATACTCATGGTATTGAAATTACAACAGGACCATTAGGACAAGGTATTGCAAATGCTGTAGGTTTTGCATCGGCTGCAAAATATGCACAAAATACTTTAGGTTCTGATGTTATAAATCATAAAGTTTACTGTTTATGTGGAGATGGAGATTTACAAGAAGGTATTTCTTATGAAGCAACAGCAACTGCAGGACATTTAAAACTTGATAATCTTGTTATTATTTATGATTCAAACTCTATTACAATTGAAGGTAGTACTTCTTTATCATGGAGTGAAAATGTTAAAAAAAGATTCCAAGGTATTGATTTTGAAGTAATTGAAATTGATGGACATAATTTTGATCAAATTGAAAAAGCATTTGTTCAAGCAAAAGCTGCTACAAAACCTGTAATGATTATTGCAAAAACTTTAATTGGAAAAGGTTCAGTTTCAATGGAAGGTTCACACCACGCTCACGGTGCTCCATTAGGTGAAGAAGATATAAAAGCTTCTAAGAAAAAAGCTGGTTTTAATCCAGATGAAAAATTTATCGTTCCTGCTGATGTAAAAGGTGCTTTTGATAAATTAATCACAGGTTCTGTTGCTGAAAATGAATGGAATGATTCTTTAAGTGCAGAAACTAAAGCAAAAATTGAAGAACTAAAAAATCCAAATTATGATGCGATTGAATACCCAACATTTGAAGCTGATACAAAAGTAGCTACAAGAGATTCAAATCATAAAATATTAAATGCAATTGCAGCAGCAGTTCCAGGATTTTTAGGAGGTTCAGCAGATTTAGGACCATCTAATAAAACTGAATTAAAAGGTGAAGGTGATTTTCCAAATGGAAGAAATATTCACTTTGGTATTAAAGAACACGCAATGGCAGCAATGGCAAATGCAATGAACCTTTACGGTTTATACAAAGTTTACTCAGCTACTTTCTTCGTATTCTCAGATTACTTAAAACCAGCTGCTAGAATTGCTGCATTAGCATCAATTCCTCAACACTTTGTTTGGACTCATGATTCTATTGGTGTTGGAGAAGATGGACCAACACACCAACCAATTGAGCAATTATCTCAATTTAGAGCATTACCAAACTTCTATACATTTAGACCAGCTGATGCTACTGAAAATGTTGCATCTTGGAAAAAAGCTTTAACAATGAATGCACCAACTGCATTTGTTTGTTCAAGACAAGGTTTAACTGTATTAAAAGATAAAAAAGAGTTTGGTGAAGTTGCAAATGGTGCTTATCTACTTAAAAAAAGAGAAAATGCAAATATTACTATTATGGCTTCAGGATCTGAGTTAATGTTAGCATTACAAACATCTTGTGCATTAGAAAAAGAAGGAATTATTGCAAATGTTGTTTCTGTTCCTTGTTTTGACTTATTCTTAGAACAAGATCAAGCTTATATTGACCAAGTAATTGATAAAAATACTCAAGTATTTGCAGTTGAAGCAGCACGTGGTTTAGAATATTATAGATTCGCGCATAAAGTTTATGGAATGGATACATTTGGAGCAAGTGGACCTGCAAATGATTTATTTGAACAATTTGGATTTACAATTGATAAATTAAAAGCTAATATCATAGCTGACTTAAAAAAATAA
- a CDS encoding DUF4405 domain-containing protein, whose amino-acid sequence MNKFFKRDLATSFTTFIFIVMATTGVFMFYHILDNYTKEMHKILGLAFVAIVFFHVFFNWKGMRSYFSKKVFLFSGIVVSVIALGFIVNAPKGTNVKKTIIMSVINAPINDSLLVFNSNLENAKQKLEKAGLKIGTATTFQEIAKVNKTSPFNIINIITEK is encoded by the coding sequence ATGAACAAATTTTTCAAAAGAGACTTGGCAACCTCATTTACAACATTTATTTTTATTGTAATGGCAACTACTGGTGTATTTATGTTTTATCATATTTTGGATAACTACACAAAAGAAATGCATAAAATTCTTGGTTTAGCTTTTGTAGCAATTGTATTTTTCCATGTTTTCTTTAATTGGAAGGGAATGAGAAGTTATTTTAGTAAAAAAGTATTTTTATTCTCAGGAATTGTAGTATCAGTAATAGCACTTGGTTTTATTGTAAATGCACCAAAAGGTACAAATGTTAAAAAAACAATAATTATGTCTGTAATTAATGCACCAATAAATGATTCACTTTTAGTATTTAATAGTAATTTAGAAAATGCAAAACAAAAGTTAGAAAAAGCAGGATTAAAAATAGGAACTGCTACAACATTTCAAGAAATAGCAAAAGTAAATAAAACTTCACCTTTTAATATTATAAATATAATAACAGAAAAATAG
- a CDS encoding NAD(P)-dependent oxidoreductase, which produces MKIGFIGLGNLGTAIATRLKQVGENVLTYNRTKQTAIDKGFDVVDTPKELLKTCNVIFMCLFDSPAVDNVFNMENGLLCDELKGKTIIDLSTHHYEEVLKFHELCEKAGAKYLENPVFGSVAPALSGALTLVSSGKPEVFEEVEPLLEKLGKEIFFLEKQGSATKMKLINNLCLGSFMATIAECTSLAEACSIPKEEALNILGVGGGSSLVLNGKKQKLINEDFSAHFSNDAINKDLHLLQDLAYTLKRPLYSAAIPKELFSKMKMRGEGKEDFSSIYKLFKGE; this is translated from the coding sequence ATGAAAATTGGATTTATAGGACTTGGAAATTTAGGTACAGCAATTGCTACAAGATTAAAGCAAGTTGGTGAAAATGTATTAACATATAATAGAACAAAACAAACAGCAATAGATAAAGGTTTTGATGTAGTAGATACTCCAAAAGAGTTACTAAAAACTTGTAATGTAATTTTTATGTGTTTATTTGATTCTCCTGCTGTTGACAATGTTTTTAATATGGAAAATGGACTTTTATGTGATGAATTAAAAGGTAAAACTATTATTGATTTAAGTACACATCATTATGAAGAAGTTTTAAAATTTCATGAATTATGTGAAAAAGCGGGTGCTAAATATTTAGAAAATCCAGTATTTGGAAGTGTTGCCCCTGCATTATCAGGAGCATTAACTTTGGTATCTTCTGGAAAACCAGAAGTTTTTGAAGAAGTAGAGCCATTACTTGAAAAACTTGGGAAAGAGATTTTCTTTTTAGAAAAACAAGGAAGTGCTACAAAAATGAAACTAATCAATAATCTTTGTCTAGGTTCATTTATGGCAACTATTGCTGAGTGTACATCATTGGCTGAAGCTTGTAGTATTCCTAAAGAAGAGGCTTTAAATATCTTAGGTGTTGGTGGTGGTTCTTCACTTGTTTTAAATGGGAAAAAACAAAAACTAATCAACGAAGATTTTTCTGCACATTTCTCAAATGATGCAATAAATAAAGATTTACATTTATTACAAGATTTAGCATATACACTTAAAAGACCTTTATATTCTGCTGCTATTCCAAAAGAGTTGTTTTCAAAAATGAAAATGAGAGGTGAAGGTAAAGAGGATTTTTCTTCTATTTACAAGTTATTCAAAGGAGAATAA
- a CDS encoding tautomerase family protein — protein sequence MPHLQFEINKRISNETKNKFVDEIRDVFSSVMDTGTDHIAISIREYEKYNLTIGRANPLDDICLMNLDIREGRTIEQRREIALRYMEIVHTLFEIDLKNQYITFTQHGGEDFHLIEKYLGSWERGEDPLA from the coding sequence ATGCCACATTTACAATTTGAAATAAATAAAAGAATATCAAATGAAACAAAAAATAAGTTTGTTGATGAAATAAGAGATGTTTTTTCAAGCGTTATGGATACAGGAACTGATCATATTGCTATTAGTATTAGAGAGTATGAAAAATATAATCTTACAATTGGAAGAGCTAACCCTCTTGATGATATTTGTTTAATGAACCTTGATATTAGAGAAGGAAGAACTATTGAACAACGTCGTGAGATTGCCTTACGTTATATGGAAATAGTTCATACTTTATTTGAGATTGATTTAAAGAATCAATATATTACCTTTACTCAACACGGTGGTGAAGATTTTCACTTAATTGAGAAGTATTTAGGTTCATGGGAAAGAGGGGAAGATCCTCTTGCTTAA
- a CDS encoding CidA/LrgA family protein: MLKGIITLLIFQFLGECISKLFELLVPGPVIGMVLLLIFLMIKKSSFPSLDSAVFLHLRYLPLLFIPAAMGIITQIDVITREFWAILISLVVGTLVALVFASKFMDYLTQKVEDKNEL, from the coding sequence TTGCTTAAAGGAATTATTACACTTTTAATATTTCAATTCTTGGGTGAATGTATTTCAAAACTTTTTGAATTACTAGTTCCTGGTCCAGTAATTGGAATGGTTTTATTACTTATTTTTTTAATGATTAAGAAAAGTAGTTTTCCAAGTTTAGATTCAGCTGTATTCTTGCATTTAAGATATTTACCTCTTTTATTTATTCCAGCAGCTATGGGTATTATCACACAAATAGATGTTATTACAAGAGAATTTTGGGCAATTTTAATTTCTTTGGTAGTTGGTACATTGGTAGCTTTAGTTTTCGCATCGAAATTTATGGATTATTTAACACAAAAAGTAGAGGATAAAAATGAATTATAA
- a CDS encoding LrgB family protein — translation MNYNALLEYINQTPLTWLVVTLLSYKLGIIIYEKFNKHTLLQPIITSYIIILSLIVYTNTSFEEYFKSVEIIHFFLGPATVALALPLYNNLKHLKALFIPIVATLFIAGVFSIVLAVGLLWALGAELPTILSMTTKSITAPIAVITSEQIGAIPSLAVGFVVITGMIGAIFGTSIFKLINVKRETSQGFALGLVSHGIGTARAIEIGEKAAAFSALAMGLSGILTAVFLPLIIQMINP, via the coding sequence ATGAATTATAATGCATTATTAGAGTATATAAATCAAACACCCTTAACGTGGTTAGTAGTAACTTTGCTTTCATATAAATTAGGAATTATAATTTATGAGAAGTTTAATAAACATACTTTATTACAACCAATTATTACTTCATATATTATAATTTTATCATTGATTGTTTACACAAATACATCTTTTGAAGAGTATTTTAAAAGTGTTGAAATTATTCACTTCTTTTTAGGACCAGCAACGGTTGCATTGGCTCTTCCTTTGTATAATAATTTAAAGCATTTAAAAGCACTTTTTATTCCAATTGTTGCTACACTTTTTATAGCAGGTGTATTTTCAATCGTACTAGCAGTTGGTTTATTATGGGCTTTAGGAGCAGAACTTCCTACAATTTTATCAATGACAACAAAATCAATAACAGCACCAATTGCAGTAATTACTTCTGAACAAATAGGAGCAATACCTTCACTAGCAGTTGGTTTTGTGGTTATTACAGGGATGATTGGAGCAATTTTTGGTACAAGTATTTTTAAATTAATAAATGTAAAACGTGAAACTTCGCAAGGTTTTGCATTAGGTTTAGTATCACATGGAATAGGAACAGCAAGAGCAATTGAAATAGGTGAAAAAGCAGCAGCATTTTCAGCGCTTGCCATGGGACTTAGTGGAATTTTAACCGCAGTTTTTTTACCACTTATTATTCAAATGATTAATCCGTAA
- a CDS encoding MOSC domain-containing protein gives MRLRIKNIYVGSEKTFKKRDTSFKSSYEKQKINDDIFVTTLGLKADTQSDKISHGGKDRALCVYTQGAYNFFKDKYKLDLKECAFGENIILENCDDSDICLGDIFTCSNAVLEVCQPRLPCWKISFISEIKNLTSIVVKEGKTGFQLRVLKEGEISKNDKFILQERKYPNISIEFINKCFYNAKENQENIRNILKIEVLASAYKKTLEKRYLNKSIGITKYQEDKV, from the coding sequence ATGAGATTAAGAATAAAGAATATTTATGTAGGAAGTGAAAAAACTTTCAAAAAAAGAGATACAAGTTTTAAAAGTAGCTATGAAAAACAAAAGATAAATGATGATATTTTTGTAACTACTTTAGGATTAAAAGCTGATACACAATCAGATAAAATATCTCACGGTGGAAAAGATAGAGCACTTTGTGTTTATACACAAGGTGCATATAATTTTTTTAAAGACAAATATAAACTAGATTTAAAAGAATGTGCTTTTGGTGAAAATATCATCTTAGAAAATTGTGATGATAGTGATATTTGTTTAGGGGATATTTTTACTTGTTCAAATGCAGTTTTAGAAGTATGCCAACCAAGACTCCCCTGTTGGAAAATATCTTTTATAAGTGAAATTAAAAATCTCACATCAATAGTTGTAAAAGAAGGGAAAACAGGATTTCAACTTCGAGTACTAAAAGAAGGGGAAATATCTAAAAATGATAAGTTTATTTTACAAGAAAGAAAATATCCAAATATCTCAATAGAGTTTATAAATAAATGCTTTTATAATGCCAAAGAAAACCAAGAAAATATTAGAAATATATTAAAAATAGAAGTATTGGCAAGTGCTTATAAAAAAACATTAGAAAAAAGATACTTGAATAAAAGTATTGGAATTACTAAATATCAAGAGGATAAGGTGTAA
- a CDS encoding ArsR/SmtB family transcription factor, which translates to MDIFLKSVSALNDETRIKLIKFINIHGECCVCDLENSFDMIQSRLSRHLKILKEAGFLKVERVGRWAYYSLRSPLDEFRQSSIKEIMTLEIELPNLIKACNSK; encoded by the coding sequence ATGGATATATTTTTAAAATCTGTTTCAGCGTTAAATGATGAAACTAGAATAAAGTTAATTAAATTTATAAATATTCATGGCGAATGTTGTGTATGTGATTTAGAAAACTCTTTTGATATGATTCAATCTAGACTTTCAAGACATCTTAAAATATTAAAAGAAGCGGGATTTTTAAAAGTTGAGAGAGTAGGGCGTTGGGCTTATTATAGTCTTAGGTCTCCACTTGATGAGTTTAGACAAAGTTCTATAAAAGAGATAATGACATTAGAAATAGAACTACCAAATTTAATAAAGGCTTGTAATTCAAAATGA
- a CDS encoding gamma-glutamylcyclotransferase family protein gives MTETLFVYGTLMPNCPNAYFLENIVGKFVPATVQGKLVDAGWSASMGYPGIRLDKKRDTIHGFLFYSSNLINHWDSLDEFEGEEFVRTSVTVERYDELDVDTYIYMLKPEIIGMEEK, from the coding sequence ATGACTGAAACACTTTTTGTATATGGTACTTTGATGCCAAATTGTCCAAATGCGTATTTTTTAGAAAATATAGTTGGTAAATTTGTTCCAGCAACTGTACAAGGGAAATTAGTAGATGCAGGTTGGTCTGCTAGTATGGGTTACCCTGGAATTAGACTTGATAAAAAAAGAGATACTATTCACGGGTTTCTATTTTATTCATCAAATTTAATAAATCATTGGGATAGTTTAGATGAGTTTGAAGGTGAAGAGTTTGTTAGAACTTCTGTAACAGTTGAGCGATATGATGAATTAGATGTTGATACATATATTTATATGTTAAAACCAGAAATTATAGGAATGGAAGAAAAGTAA
- a CDS encoding arsenic transporter, translated as MILASAIFIITLIFVIWQPKDLQIGTSAVIGALIALVLGVVSFSDVLIVTNIVWDATLSFIGIIILSLVLDEIGFFEWCALKMTKFSNGNGMKMFVYSILLGAFVSALFANDGAALILTPILLAQMKILKLNLKTIIAFLLAGGFISDSASLPLVFSNLTNIVTANYFNIGFSEYISNMLIPYIVSVFASIVFLWIILRKDIPKQVDISLLKDPQSAIKNKTLFYIAWIFLAVLLVGYFIGDMYDLPVSVFALGGGIIFLIIASIFKTVEPVKIIKDAPWQVVWFSIGLYIVVYGLKNAGLTDYLAVILQDLSHRGDVIAIVGTGFLAAILSAIMNNMPTVMIMDIALQDIPNQALAYANIIGCNLGPKMTPFGSLATLLWLHVLAKKGVNISFAQYSKFGLIITPPVLLIVLLSLAWF; from the coding sequence ATGATATTAGCAAGTGCTATTTTTATTATTACATTAATTTTTGTAATATGGCAACCAAAAGATTTACAAATAGGAACAAGTGCTGTAATTGGTGCACTTATTGCATTGGTTTTAGGAGTTGTTTCTTTTTCAGATGTTTTAATCGTTACAAATATAGTTTGGGATGCAACACTTTCGTTTATAGGAATCATTATTTTATCACTTGTTTTAGATGAAATTGGATTTTTTGAATGGTGTGCTTTGAAAATGACAAAGTTTTCAAATGGCAATGGAATGAAAATGTTTGTTTATTCTATTTTATTAGGTGCTTTTGTTTCTGCATTATTTGCAAATGATGGAGCAGCACTTATTTTAACTCCAATTTTATTGGCTCAAATGAAAATATTAAAATTAAATTTAAAAACAATTATTGCATTTTTATTAGCAGGTGGATTTATTAGTGATAGTGCGTCTTTGCCTTTGGTATTTTCAAACCTTACAAATATTGTAACTGCAAACTATTTTAATATTGGATTTAGTGAATATATTTCAAATATGTTAATACCTTATATTGTAAGTGTATTTGCTTCAATTGTTTTTTTATGGATAATTTTAAGAAAAGATATTCCAAAACAAGTTGATATTTCTTTATTAAAAGACCCACAAAGTGCGATTAAAAACAAAACACTTTTTTATATTGCATGGATATTTTTAGCTGTTTTATTAGTAGGCTATTTCATTGGAGATATGTATGATTTACCTGTTTCAGTATTTGCATTGGGTGGAGGAATTATCTTCCTTATTATTGCAAGTATATTTAAAACTGTTGAACCTGTAAAAATTATAAAAGATGCACCTTGGCAAGTTGTATGGTTTAGTATTGGATTATATATTGTTGTTTATGGTTTAAAAAACGCAGGATTAACTGATTATTTAGCGGTGATTTTACAAGATTTAAGTCACAGAGGTGATGTTATTGCAATTGTAGGAACAGGTTTTTTAGCTGCAATTTTATCAGCAATTATGAATAATATGCCAACTGTTATGATTATGGATATAGCTTTACAAGATATTCCAAATCAAGCTTTGGCTTATGCGAATATTATCGGTTGTAATTTAGGACCTAAAATGACTCCATTTGGTTCATTAGCAACTCTTTTATGGTTACACGTTTTAGCAAAAAAAGGTGTAAATATTTCATTTGCTCAATATAGTAAATTTGGTTTAATCATTACTCCACCAGTATTATTAATAGTATTATTATCATTAGCATGGTTTTAA
- a CDS encoding MBL fold metallo-hydrolase, whose product MKKIILICILPILSLFANSYDFKAVKVTSNIDCFIGDFNPPMKSNKGFVSNVCTVDIGDSIVVIEAGPTYNFAKELSEFISKKHNKKISYVIVTNFHDDRYTGASFYKEKKIPIIAHKTVVKELEENSEKFNRIPKITTEEEYLNSKIVQADIFTDDKYIIKGKNINIEVLKLSNSSNSVSDIAVFVPSEDFIFAGNIVFNGRMVKFAKYSNLDNWIKALEKLESMNVKYVMGGHGKQFDKNSYKPTLEYLRVLKNDVSKAYDDEIQREDIYKYIDDKKFSYYKHYKQVAPENAKEYYDFLKWAE is encoded by the coding sequence ATGAAAAAAATTATATTGATATGTATCTTGCCAATTCTTAGTTTATTTGCAAATAGTTATGATTTTAAAGCTGTAAAAGTTACTTCTAATATTGATTGTTTCATAGGTGATTTTAATCCACCTATGAAGAGTAATAAAGGTTTTGTATCAAATGTTTGTACTGTTGATATTGGAGATTCTATTGTAGTAATTGAAGCGGGTCCTACATATAATTTTGCAAAAGAGTTAAGTGAATTTATAAGTAAAAAACATAATAAAAAGATTTCTTATGTAATTGTGACAAATTTCCACGATGATAGATATACAGGTGCTTCTTTTTATAAAGAGAAAAAGATTCCAATTATTGCACATAAAACAGTAGTAAAAGAGTTAGAAGAAAATTCAGAAAAGTTTAATAGAATACCAAAAATCACGACAGAAGAGGAGTATTTAAATTCAAAAATAGTACAAGCAGATATTTTTACAGATGATAAATATATTATCAAAGGTAAAAATATAAATATTGAAGTTTTAAAACTAAGCAATTCATCAAATTCAGTTTCGGATATTGCAGTTTTCGTTCCTAGTGAAGATTTCATATTTGCAGGAAATATTGTATTTAATGGAAGAATGGTTAAGTTTGCAAAATATTCAAATCTTGATAATTGGATTAAAGCTTTAGAAAAATTAGAGTCTATGAATGTTAAATATGTAATGGGTGGACATGGAAAGCAGTTTGATAAAAACTCTTATAAACCAACATTGGAATATTTAAGAGTATTAAAAAATGATGTTTCAAAAGCTTATGATGATGAAATTCAAAGAGAGGATATTTATAAATATATAGATGATAAAAAGTTTTCATATTATAAACATTATAAACAAGTAGCCCCTGAAAATGCAAAAGAATATTATGATTTCCTTAAATGGGCTGAATAA
- a CDS encoding arsenate reductase ArsC, translating into MEKKVLILCTGNSCRSIVAEALINAKLDGVVADSSGVKASGKVNPNAKKLLEEKGIWKDEYHSKTIDKVIDNAYDLVVTVCDNAHETCPMFPKAVKVIHISFEDPDGKGFDAFIDTYNEIEEKLLPKVKETLGV; encoded by the coding sequence ATGGAAAAGAAAGTTTTAATTTTATGTACAGGAAATTCTTGTAGAAGTATAGTTGCAGAAGCATTAATAAATGCAAAATTAGATGGTGTAGTAGCTGATTCTTCAGGTGTAAAAGCAAGTGGAAAAGTTAATCCAAATGCAAAGAAGTTATTAGAAGAAAAAGGTATTTGGAAAGATGAATATCATTCAAAAACTATTGACAAAGTTATAGATAATGCCTATGATTTAGTAGTTACAGTTTGTGATAATGCTCATGAAACTTGCCCAATGTTTCCAAAAGCTGTGAAAGTTATTCATATTAGCTTTGAAGATCCAGATGGAAAAGGTTTTGATGCATTTATTGATACATACAATGAAATTGAAGAAAAATTACTTCCAAAGGTAAAAGAAACGTTAGGAGTGTAA
- a CDS encoding permease, which yields MFTLWEKLVDYLVYALIGLDKTTHLGQAIHFFIFDTVKIFILLIVIIYLVSLLRSYFPVEKVRDYLQGKHKLLGHILAAFFGMLTPFCSCSAIPLFLGFLQARIPLGVTFSYLISAPLSDAVVIALLFSLFGWKITLLYVACALLIAIVAGLIIGSLNLEKEVLIDIKPAACCSGNDLNEINSFKNHMNEAWDGTRDIFTKIYLYVIIGIAIGAFIHGFVPAETIAYYAGGDSWYTPLIAVVMGIPMYSNAAGMIPLIEVLTSKGMLLGTALSFMMAVVALSLPEAMILKRVLSMKLIGIFFGIVGSAILLVGYAFNAIL from the coding sequence ATGTTTACATTATGGGAAAAACTTGTTGATTATTTAGTTTATGCTTTAATAGGATTAGATAAAACAACACATTTAGGACAAGCAATTCATTTTTTTATTTTTGATACAGTAAAAATATTTATATTGCTTATTGTTATTATTTATTTAGTTTCACTTTTAAGAAGCTATTTCCCAGTTGAGAAAGTAAGAGATTATCTACAAGGTAAGCATAAACTTTTGGGACATATTTTAGCAGCTTTTTTTGGAATGCTAACACCTTTTTGTTCGTGTAGTGCAATACCACTTTTCTTAGGTTTCTTACAAGCTAGGATTCCTTTAGGTGTTACATTTTCATATCTAATATCAGCACCACTTAGTGATGCTGTTGTTATTGCACTTTTATTTTCATTATTTGGATGGAAAATCACACTTTTATATGTAGCTTGTGCATTATTAATTGCAATTGTTGCAGGTTTGATTATTGGAAGTTTAAACTTAGAAAAAGAAGTACTTATAGATATAAAACCAGCAGCTTGTTGTAGTGGAAATGATTTAAATGAGATAAATAGTTTTAAAAATCATATGAATGAAGCTTGGGATGGAACTAGAGATATATTCACAAAAATTTATCTTTATGTTATTATCGGTATTGCAATTGGAGCGTTTATACATGGATTTGTTCCAGCTGAGACTATTGCTTATTATGCAGGTGGGGATTCTTGGTATACGCCTTTAATAGCTGTAGTTATGGGAATACCAATGTATTCAAATGCTGCTGGAATGATTCCATTAATTGAGGTTTTAACTTCAAAAGGAATGCTTCTTGGAACTGCTTTATCATTTATGATGGCAGTAGTTGCTCTTAGTCTACCTGAGGCAATGATTTTAAAAAGAGTATTATCTATGAAATTAATCGGAATATTCTTTGGTATCGTAGGAAGTGCTATTTTATTAGTTGGATATGCTTTTAATGCAATTTTATAA